Proteins encoded by one window of Pseudomonas tructae:
- a CDS encoding 1-aminocyclopropane-1-carboxylate deaminase/D-cysteine desulfhydrase encodes MIGRFDDLPLAPLQPLPFDWLRRHGVELAVLRLDLIDPLISGNKWFKLLEHLRVAQAQGAPGVISLGGAHSNHLHALASAGKRFGFATVGLLRGHAQDTPTVRDLQAFGMQLHWLGYGGYRERHQPGFWQPWQALYPGWHCVAEGGGGPLGAKGCGLIVEQAQAQLAALGWAEYHGWWLAAGTGTTLAGMVLAEAGRHEVHGALAVPLDHGVPEAVQALVGTAGYHLHEACRGGFGKVDDELLAFMAECEAQAAMPLEPLYTAKALLALRREVEAGAFGPGTRLIFLHSGGLQGRRGFA; translated from the coding sequence ATGATCGGCCGATTCGACGACCTTCCCCTCGCGCCCCTGCAACCCTTGCCCTTTGACTGGCTACGCCGCCATGGCGTGGAGCTGGCGGTGTTGCGCCTGGACCTGATCGACCCGCTGATCAGCGGCAACAAGTGGTTCAAGCTGCTCGAACACCTGCGGGTTGCCCAGGCCCAGGGTGCGCCCGGGGTGATCAGCCTCGGCGGTGCCCATTCCAATCACTTGCATGCCCTGGCGTCGGCCGGCAAACGCTTTGGTTTCGCCACCGTTGGCCTGTTGCGCGGGCACGCCCAGGACACGCCGACCGTGCGCGACCTGCAGGCCTTTGGCATGCAGTTGCACTGGCTCGGCTATGGCGGCTATCGCGAGCGTCATCAGCCGGGGTTCTGGCAACCTTGGCAGGCGCTTTACCCGGGCTGGCACTGTGTTGCCGAGGGTGGGGGCGGGCCCCTGGGCGCCAAGGGCTGTGGGCTGATTGTCGAGCAGGCGCAAGCGCAATTGGCGGCGCTGGGCTGGGCGGAGTACCACGGCTGGTGGCTGGCGGCCGGTACCGGTACCACCCTGGCTGGGATGGTCTTGGCCGAGGCGGGCAGGCACGAGGTCCATGGTGCCTTGGCCGTGCCGCTGGATCACGGCGTGCCCGAGGCTGTGCAAGCGTTGGTGGGCACAGCCGGTTACCACCTGCATGAGGCCTGCCGTGGCGGCTTTGGCAAAGTCGATGACGAGCTGTTGGCGTTCATGGCCGAGTGCGAGGCGCAGGCGGCCATGCCACTGGAGCCGCTGTACACCGCCAAGGCCTTGCTGGCGCTGCGTCGGGAGGTCGAAGCCGGCGCCTTTGGCCCCGGCACCCGGCTGATCTTTCTGCACAGCGGCGGCCTGCAGGGCCGCCGCGGTTTTGCCTAG
- a CDS encoding cytochrome b, producing MTLSQHQARYGGLSIALHWLMLVLLAAVYAFIELRGLFPKDSAERALMKDLHFMLGLTVFVLVWLRLALRIGRPTPPIIPAPPAWQTGLAHLMHLALYLLMIGLPLAGWLLLSAANKPIPFYGFELPALIAPDPDLAKFIKGWHERIGSWGYWLIGLHAIAGLFHHYVQRDNTLLRMLPRNN from the coding sequence ATGACACTGAGCCAACACCAGGCGCGCTACGGCGGCCTGTCGATTGCCCTGCACTGGCTGATGCTGGTGCTGCTGGCGGCGGTCTACGCCTTTATCGAACTGCGCGGCCTGTTTCCCAAGGACAGCGCCGAGCGCGCCTTGATGAAAGACCTGCACTTCATGCTCGGCCTGACGGTATTCGTGCTGGTCTGGTTGCGCCTGGCCCTGCGCATCGGCCGCCCCACCCCGCCGATCATCCCGGCGCCGCCAGCCTGGCAGACGGGCCTTGCGCACCTGATGCACCTGGCCCTGTACTTGCTGATGATCGGCCTGCCACTGGCCGGCTGGCTGCTGCTCAGCGCCGCCAACAAGCCAATCCCGTTCTATGGCTTCGAGCTGCCGGCGCTGATCGCCCCGGACCCGGACCTGGCCAAGTTCATCAAGGGTTGGCACGAGCGCATCGGTAGCTGGGGCTACTGGCTGATCGGCTTGCATGCAATTGCCGGCCTGTTCCATCACTACGTGCAGCGCGATAACACCCTGCTGCGCATGCTGCCGCGCAACAACTAG
- a CDS encoding NADPH-dependent 2,4-dienoyl-CoA reductase — translation MAAAQYPHLLAPLDLGFTTLRNRTLMGSMHTGLEEKPGGFERMAAYFAERARGGVGLMVTGGIGPNVEGGVYSGAAKLSTPEEADKHRIVTKAVHEAGGKICMQILHAGRYAYSPKSVAPSAIQAPINPFKPRELDEEGIEKQIQDFVTCSLLAQSAEYDGVEIMGSEGYFINQFLAAHTNQRTDRWGGSYENRMRLAVEIVRRVREAVGPNFIIIFRLSMLDLVEGGSSWEEIVQLAKAVEQAGATLINTGIGWHEARIPTIATKVPRAAFSKVTAKLRGAVQIPLITTNRINTPEVAEQILAEGDADMVSMARPFLADPEFVNKAAAGRGDEINTCIGCNQACLDHTFGGKLTSCLVNPRACHETELNYLPVTQVKRIAVVGAGPAGLAAATVAAERGHEVTLFDSASEIGGQFNVAKRVPGKEEFYETLRYFKRKLQTTGVELRLNTRVDAEQLAAGGFDEIILATGIAPRLPAIPGIEHGKVLSYLDVLLQRKPVGQKVAVIGAGGIGFDVSEYLVHQGVATSQDREAFWKEWGIDTHLEARGGVAGIKAEPHAPARQVFLLQRKKTKVGDGLGKTTGWIHRTGLKNKQVQMLNSVEYLSIDDAGLHIRVAEGEPQLLPVDNIVICAGQDPLRELQDGLIAAGQSVHLIGGADVAAELDAKRAINQGARLAAEL, via the coding sequence ATGGCGGCCTATTTTGCCGAGCGCGCCCGTGGCGGCGTCGGCCTGATGGTGACTGGCGGCATCGGCCCGAACGTGGAGGGTGGGGTGTATTCCGGCGCGGCCAAGCTGAGCACCCCGGAGGAAGCCGATAAACATCGTATCGTTACCAAAGCAGTGCATGAGGCCGGTGGCAAGATCTGCATGCAGATCCTTCACGCCGGCCGCTATGCCTACAGCCCGAAATCGGTAGCACCCAGCGCGATTCAGGCGCCGATCAATCCGTTCAAGCCGCGCGAGCTGGATGAAGAGGGCATCGAGAAGCAGATCCAGGACTTCGTCACCTGTTCGCTGCTTGCGCAAAGCGCCGAGTACGACGGCGTCGAGATCATGGGCTCCGAAGGCTATTTCATCAATCAGTTCCTTGCCGCCCACACCAACCAGCGTACTGACCGCTGGGGTGGCAGCTACGAGAACCGCATGCGCCTGGCCGTGGAGATTGTCCGCCGTGTGCGTGAAGCGGTAGGGCCGAACTTCATCATCATTTTCCGCCTGTCGATGCTCGATCTGGTCGAGGGCGGCAGCAGTTGGGAAGAGATCGTGCAACTGGCCAAGGCTGTGGAACAGGCCGGTGCGACCCTGATCAACACCGGTATCGGCTGGCACGAAGCGCGGATCCCGACCATCGCCACCAAGGTGCCGCGCGCAGCCTTCAGCAAGGTCACCGCCAAGCTGCGTGGCGCGGTGCAGATCCCGCTGATCACCACCAACCGCATCAACACTCCGGAAGTCGCCGAGCAGATCCTTGCCGAAGGCGATGCCGACATGGTGTCGATGGCGCGGCCGTTCCTCGCCGACCCGGAGTTCGTCAACAAGGCCGCCGCCGGCCGTGGCGACGAGATCAACACCTGCATCGGCTGCAACCAGGCCTGCCTGGACCACACCTTCGGCGGCAAGCTGACCAGTTGCCTGGTCAACCCGCGTGCCTGCCATGAAACCGAACTCAACTACCTGCCGGTCACCCAGGTCAAGCGCATTGCCGTTGTGGGCGCAGGCCCTGCGGGCCTGGCTGCTGCCACCGTTGCGGCCGAGCGCGGCCATGAAGTGACCCTGTTCGATTCAGCCAGCGAGATCGGCGGCCAGTTCAACGTGGCCAAGCGCGTGCCGGGCAAAGAGGAGTTCTATGAAACCTTGCGCTACTTCAAGCGCAAGCTGCAGACCACCGGTGTCGAGTTGCGCCTGAACACCCGCGTCGATGCCGAGCAGCTGGCGGCGGGCGGCTTTGACGAGATCATCCTCGCCACCGGTATCGCGCCGCGCCTGCCGGCCATCCCCGGCATCGAGCATGGCAAGGTGCTGAGCTACCTGGACGTGCTGCTGCAGCGCAAGCCGGTGGGGCAGAAGGTCGCGGTGATTGGCGCCGGTGGTATCGGCTTTGACGTCTCCGAGTACCTGGTGCACCAGGGCGTGGCCACCAGCCAGGACCGCGAGGCGTTCTGGAAGGAGTGGGGCATCGATACTCATCTTGAAGCCCGCGGTGGTGTGGCCGGGATCAAGGCCGAGCCCCATGCGCCAGCGCGTCAGGTGTTCCTGCTGCAGCGCAAAAAGACCAAGGTCGGCGACGGCCTGGGCAAGACCACCGGCTGGATTCACCGCACCGGTCTCAAGAACAAGCAGGTGCAGATGCTCAACAGCGTTGAATACCTGAGCATCGACGACGCCGGTCTGCACATCCGCGTCGCCGAGGGCGAGCCGCAGCTGCTGCCGGTGGATAACATCGTCATCTGCGCCGGTCAGGATCCGCTGCGCGAACTGCAGGATGGCCTGATCGCCGCCGGTCAGTCGGTGCACCTGATCGGCGGCGCCGATGTCGCCGCCGAACTGGACGCCAAGCGCGCCATCAACCAGGGGGCGCGCCTGGCCGCCGAACTCTGA
- a CDS encoding arsenic transporter yields the protein MLMASLIFLLTITLVIWQPRGLGVGWSATGGALLALLCGVVQWSDIPVVWQIIWNATGTFIALIIISLLLDAAGFFAWAALHVARWGRGSGRRLFCYIVLLGALVSALFANDGAALILTPIVVAMLLALRFSPAATLAFVMAAGFIADTASLPLVVSNLVNIVSADFFGIGFNRYAAVMVPVNMVAVAATLAVLRWYFRRDIPRNYDPLQLDAPRSVVQDPATFVAGWLVLLILLLGCFALEPLGIPISAISAVCALVLLLVAARGHKISTRKVLKEAPWHIVVFSLGMYLVVYGLRNAGLTDYLAGWLDGFAAGGVWGAALGTGLLTALLSSIMNNLPTVLIGALSIDASAATGVVKEAMIYANVIGSDLGPKITPIGSLATLLWLHVLERKGVKIGWGYYFKVGIVLTLPVLLLTLVALALRLTVV from the coding sequence ATGCTGATGGCATCGCTGATCTTCCTGCTGACCATTACCCTGGTGATCTGGCAGCCCCGTGGCCTGGGCGTTGGCTGGAGCGCCACTGGCGGCGCGTTGCTGGCATTGCTGTGCGGGGTGGTGCAGTGGAGCGACATCCCGGTGGTCTGGCAGATCATCTGGAACGCCACCGGCACTTTCATCGCCCTGATCATCATCAGCCTGCTGCTCGATGCCGCTGGCTTCTTTGCCTGGGCGGCGCTGCATGTGGCGCGCTGGGGGCGTGGCAGTGGCCGGCGCTTGTTCTGCTATATCGTGCTGCTGGGGGCGCTGGTCTCGGCGCTGTTCGCCAATGACGGCGCGGCGCTGATCCTGACCCCGATCGTGGTGGCCATGCTCCTGGCCCTGCGTTTCAGTCCGGCGGCAACCCTGGCCTTTGTCATGGCCGCAGGCTTTATTGCTGACACCGCCAGCTTGCCACTGGTGGTCTCGAACCTGGTCAACATCGTCTCTGCCGACTTCTTCGGCATTGGCTTCAACCGCTATGCGGCGGTGATGGTGCCGGTCAACATGGTTGCGGTGGCGGCTACCCTGGCGGTGCTGCGGTGGTACTTTCGCCGCGATATCCCGCGCAACTATGACCCCCTGCAACTGGATGCGCCGCGTAGCGTGGTGCAGGATCCTGCGACCTTTGTCGCCGGCTGGCTGGTGCTGTTGATCCTGCTGCTGGGGTGTTTTGCCCTGGAGCCGCTGGGCATCCCCATCAGCGCGATTTCGGCGGTGTGTGCCCTGGTGTTGCTGCTGGTGGCGGCGCGCGGGCATAAAATCTCTACCCGCAAGGTGCTCAAGGAGGCGCCCTGGCACATCGTGGTGTTCTCCCTGGGGATGTACCTGGTGGTTTACGGCCTGCGCAATGCCGGGCTGACCGACTACCTGGCCGGCTGGCTCGACGGCTTTGCCGCAGGCGGGGTATGGGGCGCGGCGTTGGGCACCGGGCTGCTGACTGCGCTGTTGTCGTCGATCATGAACAACCTGCCGACGGTGCTGATCGGCGCCTTGTCGATCGATGCCAGCGCTGCTACCGGAGTGGTCAAGGAGGCGATGATCTACGCCAACGTGATCGGCAGCGACCTGGGGCCGAAGATCACCCCGATCGGCAGCCTGGCGACTTTGCTGTGGTTGCATGTGCTGGAGCGCAAGGGGGTGAAGATTGGCTGGGGGTATTACTTCAAGGTCGGGATCGTGCTGACGCTGCCGGTGCTGTTGCTGACCCTGGTGGCGCTGGCGTTGCGTTTGACTGTGGTTTAG